A window of the Gossypium hirsutum isolate 1008001.06 chromosome A05, Gossypium_hirsutum_v2.1, whole genome shotgun sequence genome harbors these coding sequences:
- the LOC107958234 gene encoding cytokinin riboside 5'-monophosphate phosphoribohydrolase LOG3: MENQQLHLHHHHLEYQQQQQRQPNSMKSRFRRVCVFCGSSPGKNPSYQHAAIQLGQQLVERNIDLVYGGGSIGLMGLVSQAVFDGGRHVLGVIPKTLMPREITGETVGEVRAVSGMHQRKAEMARQADAFIALPGGYGTLEELLEVITWAQLGIHDKPVGLLNVDGYYNSLLLFIDNAVDEGFIAPAARDIIVSAQTAQELMCKLEEHEPKHSGVAYKLSWEMEQQLGFTSKSDIAR, from the exons ATGGAAAATCAACAACTCCACCTCCATCATCATCACCTTGAGTACCAGCAACAACAACAACGTCAACCCAATTCCATGAAGTCAAGATTCAGACGTGTCTGTGTCTTTTGTGGTAGCAGTCCAGGCAAGAATCCTAGCTACCAGCATGCTGCTATTCAGCTTGGCCAACAACTG GTTGAAAGGAACATTGACTTGGTTTATGGAGGAGGAAGCATTGGCTTGATGGGGTTGGTCTCTCAAGCTGTCTTTGATGGTGGTCGCCACGTGTTGGG ggTAATTCCCAAGACTCTCATGCCAAGAgag ATCACAGGCGAGACAGTAGGAGAAGTAAGAGCTGTGTCAGGAATGCACCAACGTAAAGCTGAAATGGCTCGCCAAGCTGACGCCTTTATTGCCTTGCCAG GTGGTTATGGAACCTTGGAAGAACTCCTGGAAGTGATCACTTGGGCTCAGCTAGGAATCCATGACAAACCT GTGGGACTGTTGAATGTTGATGGGTATTACAACTCGCTTTTATTATTCATAGACAATGCGGTGGATGAAGGTTTCATAGCCCCAGCTGCCCGTGACATAATTGTCTCTGCCCAAACTGCCCAAGAACTCATGTGCAAGCTCGAG GAGCATGAACCTAAACATTCAGGGGTGGCCTACAAGCTCAGCTGGGAAATGGAGCAACAATTGGGTTTCACTTCTAAATCTGACATCGCTC